A stretch of Sulfurimonas xiamenensis DNA encodes these proteins:
- the rpmJ gene encoding 50S ribosomal protein L36: MKVRASVKKMCDDCKVIKRKGIVRVICKVKKHKQRQG, from the coding sequence ATGAAAGTAAGAGCTTCAGTTAAGAAGATGTGTGATGATTGTAAAGTTATCAAAAGAAAAGGCATTGTAAGAGTAATCTGCAAAGTTAAAAAACATAAACAGAGACAAGGATAA
- a CDS encoding aldo/keto reductase: MSNFAFGTYRISDINPQHIQALKEAIESGITMIDTSSNYMDGGAERAIATAFRELDEDKRDEIEVVSKFGYIQGANLKAYKENPSTIRNSDEIVKYSEECYHSISKSFMRDELKASLERLEMQKIDCYLIHNPEYYIFDAINRGISKDERLDEMYRRVQNAFVGLEEEVKSGTIGSYGISSNSFSLEQSDDEFLPYEDLITLAENAAEIAGNKTHSFTTIELPINILEREGLKCASWAKKSGLRVLANRPLNAKYNNMMFRLADYDESRDYYHHLNELMEVCDNEKLRPLYNLLEQLDATKHKYGWIGDYDVFLFTQIIPHLKKTLEKVDEENSETMLIFIDLFLTEYRKMVAFECSKKTREQLKEFFKECNSTMQECAIRFLMQQESIDYILVGMRRPTYIHEILSLKK; the protein is encoded by the coding sequence ATGAGTAATTTTGCATTTGGAACTTATAGAATAAGTGATATAAATCCGCAACATATTCAAGCCCTAAAAGAGGCTATAGAATCCGGTATAACAATGATAGACACATCTTCAAACTATATGGATGGCGGAGCAGAACGCGCAATTGCAACTGCTTTTAGAGAGTTAGATGAAGATAAAAGAGATGAGATAGAGGTTGTTAGCAAATTCGGCTATATACAAGGAGCAAATCTTAAAGCCTATAAAGAGAATCCTTCAACAATTAGAAATAGTGATGAAATTGTAAAGTATAGTGAGGAGTGCTATCACTCTATATCAAAATCTTTTATGCGTGATGAGTTAAAAGCTTCTCTAGAGCGTTTAGAGATGCAGAAGATTGATTGCTATTTGATTCACAATCCGGAGTACTATATTTTTGATGCAATCAACAGAGGCATTAGCAAAGATGAAAGACTCGATGAGATGTATAGAAGAGTTCAGAATGCTTTTGTAGGGCTTGAAGAAGAGGTTAAAAGCGGAACAATCGGCTCTTACGGGATAAGCTCTAACAGTTTTTCACTTGAACAATCAGATGATGAATTTTTGCCGTATGAAGATCTTATTACATTGGCAGAGAATGCAGCAGAGATAGCCGGAAATAAAACACACAGCTTTACAACCATAGAACTTCCTATCAATATTTTAGAAAGAGAAGGGCTTAAATGCGCATCTTGGGCGAAAAAGAGTGGATTAAGGGTTTTGGCAAACAGACCTCTTAATGCAAAGTATAACAATATGATGTTTCGTTTAGCCGATTATGATGAGAGCAGGGACTATTACCATCATCTTAATGAGTTGATGGAAGTCTGCGATAATGAAAAATTAAGACCTTTGTATAATCTTTTAGAACAACTTGATGCTACTAAACACAAGTATGGATGGATTGGAGATTATGATGTTTTTTTATTTACTCAGATAATACCTCATTTGAAAAAAACTTTAGAAAAGGTTGATGAAGAAAATAGCGAGACAATGCTTATTTTTATTGATCTGTTTCTTACAGAATATAGAAAAATGGTTGCATTTGAGTGCTCAAAAAAGACAAGAGAGCAGTTAAAAGAGTTTTTTAAAGAGTGTAACAGTACAATGCAAGAGTGTGCGATTAGGTTTTTAATGCAGCAGGAGAGTATTGATTATATATTGGTAGGGATGAGAAGACCTACATATATCCATGAAATTCTTTCGTTAAAAAAATAA
- a CDS encoding YbaB/EbfC family nucleoid-associated protein, with product MFENMGDMGKMLEGMQENAKKLQAELESKTFKVKSGGGMVEVAINGKGEVTDINIDDSLLEDKDSLQILLIGAINDAYKMVEQNRQKSALGMFGGMNPFESK from the coding sequence ATGTTTGAAAATATGGGCGATATGGGCAAGATGCTTGAAGGAATGCAGGAGAACGCTAAAAAACTTCAAGCTGAACTTGAGTCTAAAACCTTTAAAGTAAAAAGCGGCGGCGGCATGGTTGAGGTTGCTATTAATGGCAAGGGTGAAGTAACTGATATTAATATTGATGATTCACTTTTAGAAGATAAAGATTCACTACAGATTTTGCTTATCGGTGCTATCAATGATGCTTATAAAATGGTTGAGCAAAACAGACAAAAAAGCGCTTTGGGTATGTTTGGCGGTATGAATCCGTTCGAGAGCAAATAG
- the rplQ gene encoding 50S ribosomal protein L17 translates to MRHRHGYRKLGRTSSHRAALLKNLSISLIEHGKIETTVIKAKELRSYVEKLITIAGKGDSNAHKAVFAALQSKEATKTLVNEIAPKYVDRAGGYTRITRTRIRRGDATTMAFIELV, encoded by the coding sequence ATGAGACATCGTCATGGATACCGTAAACTAGGTCGTACAAGCTCACACCGTGCAGCTTTACTTAAAAACCTAAGTATTTCGTTAATTGAACATGGTAAAATTGAAACTACTGTTATTAAAGCAAAAGAACTTCGTTCTTATGTTGAAAAACTTATCACTATTGCTGGTAAGGGTGATTCTAATGCTCACAAAGCAGTATTTGCGGCGCTTCAAAGTAAAGAAGCAACAAAAACTCTAGTAAATGAGATAGCTCCTAAGTATGTTGATCGTGCAGGTGGTTACACAAGAATTACTAGAACTCGTATTCGCCGTGGTGACGCTACGACTATGGCATTTATTGAATTAGTATAA
- the panD gene encoding aspartate 1-decarboxylase translates to MTIEMLYSKIHRATVTDANLNYVGSITIDEELLEASKMRVGQKVEILNINNGERFSTYVILGERGKRDICLNGAAARKVHKGDKVIIVAYATYDEKELETYKPRVVLVDENNDIEEILEEI, encoded by the coding sequence ATGACAATAGAGATGTTGTATAGTAAAATTCATCGTGCTACGGTAACAGATGCCAACTTAAATTATGTAGGTTCTATTACTATAGATGAGGAGCTTTTAGAAGCTTCAAAGATGAGAGTCGGACAAAAAGTTGAAATACTCAACATAAATAACGGTGAGAGATTTTCAACTTATGTTATTTTAGGTGAACGCGGCAAAAGAGACATCTGCTTAAACGGTGCAGCTGCTAGAAAAGTTCATAAAGGCGATAAAGTAATCATAGTTGCTTACGCTACATATGATGAAAAAGAGCTAGAAACATACAAGCCAAGAGTTGTTTTAGTTGATGAAAACAACGATATCGAAGAAATTTTGGAAGAGATTTAA
- a CDS encoding (2Fe-2S) ferredoxin domain-containing protein, with product MGIPQPAFYIFKCEQSAPPGMPKPSCVTPETQDLFQHLAQKLMKEGIMGTVQPIRTSCLNRCLAGPVMLVEPGHFMYAALTKEKIDRIVEEHIIGGKVVEEFLIGADMWDAPISPCEMKKQMGM from the coding sequence ATGGGTATTCCTCAACCGGCATTTTATATATTTAAGTGTGAACAATCAGCTCCTCCTGGTATGCCGAAACCTTCATGTGTGACGCCAGAAACTCAGGATCTTTTTCAGCATTTGGCTCAAAAATTGATGAAAGAGGGCATTATGGGGACAGTACAGCCAATTCGTACTTCATGCTTAAATCGCTGTCTAGCAGGTCCTGTAATGTTGGTAGAGCCTGGGCATTTTATGTATGCAGCTCTTACAAAAGAGAAGATTGACAGAATTGTAGAAGAGCATATTATCGGTGGAAAAGTTGTTGAAGAATTTCTTATAGGTGCTGATATGTGGGATGCACCGATCTCTCCATGTGAGATGAAAAAACAGATGGGAATGTAA
- a CDS encoding polyprenyl synthetase family protein, with translation MQNFENFLLNHLPISKSIHPTYEKALQKMLLAGGKRFRPALLLGVVNAYNPLLIEGAYHAAYAIELLHTYSLIHDDLPAMDNSPLRRGEPTLHITFDEATAILVGDALNTYSFEVLSNAPFSDYTRVGLIRELANNGGLNGMVLGQAIDCYFENRPLGLDDVKMLHINKTAKLIAASLKMGALIVDREEVGDKIYDFGIKLGLLFQIQDDILDVTQSSDEAGKLTNNDEAKNSFVTLLGLEEALKEADTLADELILELKSFDESLKNELSSLLIEYINRHKS, from the coding sequence ATGCAAAACTTTGAAAATTTTTTATTAAATCATCTGCCGATATCAAAAAGTATTCACCCTACATATGAAAAAGCATTACAAAAGATGCTTCTTGCCGGAGGGAAAAGATTTCGTCCCGCACTGCTGCTTGGTGTTGTAAATGCATACAATCCTCTTTTGATTGAGGGAGCGTATCATGCCGCATATGCCATTGAACTATTGCATACATACTCATTGATTCATGATGATCTTCCTGCAATGGACAATTCACCTCTTCGCAGAGGAGAGCCGACTCTGCATATAACATTTGATGAAGCAACTGCAATTCTCGTTGGGGATGCGCTAAATACATACTCCTTTGAAGTTTTAAGCAATGCCCCATTTTCGGATTATACAAGAGTCGGTTTAATTAGAGAGCTGGCGAATAACGGCGGTCTTAATGGTATGGTTTTGGGTCAAGCGATTGACTGCTATTTTGAAAATAGACCACTTGGTTTAGATGATGTAAAAATGCTGCATATAAACAAAACAGCAAAATTGATTGCAGCGTCGCTTAAAATGGGTGCACTTATTGTTGACCGCGAAGAGGTGGGCGATAAAATATATGATTTTGGCATAAAACTTGGACTTTTGTTTCAGATTCAAGATGATATTTTAGATGTTACACAAAGCTCAGATGAGGCAGGAAAACTTACAAACAATGATGAAGCAAAAAACAGTTTTGTAACACTGCTTGGGCTTGAAGAAGCGCTAAAAGAAGCTGATACATTGGCAGATGAGTTGATTTTAGAGTTGAAGAGTTTTGATGAGAGTTTAAAAAATGAGCTTTCATCACTTTTGATAGAGTATATAAATAGGCATAAAAGTTAA
- the rpsD gene encoding 30S ribosomal protein S4 produces MARYRGPVEKIERRFGVSLNLKGERRLAGKSALEKRPYAPGQHGQRRKKVSEYGLQLNEKQKAKFMYGVSEKQFRALFVEAKRREGNTGTNLVTLIEQRLDNVVYRMGFATTRRFARQLVTHGHILVDGKKLDIPSYRVKPGQKVEVRQSSKNNSQIVRALELTNQTGLAPWVDIDADKKFGIFTRLPEREEVVIPVEERLIVELYSK; encoded by the coding sequence ATGGCAAGATATAGAGGTCCAGTAGAAAAAATCGAAAGAAGATTTGGAGTTAGCCTTAACCTAAAAGGGGAGCGCCGTTTAGCAGGCAAATCTGCATTAGAAAAACGCCCATATGCTCCAGGTCAACATGGTCAGCGTCGTAAAAAAGTATCTGAGTACGGTTTACAGTTAAATGAAAAGCAAAAAGCAAAATTTATGTATGGTGTTTCTGAGAAGCAGTTCCGCGCACTATTCGTTGAAGCTAAAAGAAGAGAAGGAAACACGGGTACAAACCTTGTTACTTTGATCGAGCAGAGACTAGACAATGTTGTTTACAGAATGGGATTTGCAACAACTCGTCGTTTTGCACGCCAGCTTGTAACACACGGTCACATTTTGGTAGATGGAAAGAAACTTGATATTCCCTCATACCGTGTAAAACCGGGACAAAAAGTTGAAGTTCGCCAGAGCAGCAAAAACAACTCTCAAATTGTTCGTGCCCTAGAGCTTACAAATCAAACTGGCTTGGCTCCATGGGTTGATATCGATGCTGATAAAAAATTCGGTATTTTTACTCGTTTACCTGAGCGTGAAGAAGTTGTTATACCTGTAGAAGAGCGTTTAATCGTCGAGCTTTACTCGAAATAA
- the rpsK gene encoding 30S ribosomal protein S11 has translation MAKRKAVRKKVVKKNIARGICHISASFNNTLVTITDEMGNMIAWSSAGSLGFKGSKKSTPFAAQAAVEAAVEKAQVHGIKELGIKVQGPGSGRETATKAVGSIEGIRVTFMKDVTPLPHNGCRAPKRRRV, from the coding sequence ATGGCAAAAAGAAAAGCTGTTAGAAAAAAAGTAGTAAAGAAAAATATTGCACGCGGTATATGTCATATCTCTGCATCATTTAACAATACTCTTGTAACTATCACAGATGAAATGGGAAATATGATCGCATGGAGTTCAGCTGGTAGTCTTGGTTTTAAAGGTAGCAAAAAATCTACTCCGTTTGCAGCACAAGCAGCTGTTGAAGCAGCAGTAGAGAAAGCTCAAGTGCATGGAATTAAAGAACTTGGTATTAAAGTTCAAGGTCCAGGTTCAGGTCGTGAAACTGCAACAAAAGCAGTTGGTTCTATCGAAGGAATTCGTGTTACATTTATGAAAGATGTTACACCACTACCACACAATGGTTGTCGCGCACCTAAGCGCCGTAGAGTTTAA
- a CDS encoding NifU family protein, with product MIPFTDEELMAPVKNAIEKIRPSLALDGGDIKFLTVRNSKVYVQLRGACVGCASSGTTLKYGVERQLKIEIHPEITVINVPIGMENEIDKL from the coding sequence ATGATTCCATTTACAGATGAAGAGCTAATGGCTCCGGTGAAAAATGCAATAGAAAAAATTCGTCCATCCCTTGCTTTGGATGGTGGAGATATAAAATTTTTAACTGTTAGAAATTCAAAAGTATATGTACAGCTTAGAGGGGCATGTGTAGGATGTGCCAGTAGCGGAACAACTCTAAAATACGGTGTGGAGAGACAACTTAAAATTGAAATTCATCCGGAAATAACAGTTATAAATGTACCAATTGGTATGGAAAATGAGATAGATAAATTATAA
- a CDS encoding UDP-N-acetylmuramoyl-L-alanyl-D-glutamate--2,6-diaminopimelate ligase has protein sequence MKIELSDEAFRYITENSKECDKETAFVLSAQNEKYLQDAKDNGAHSIISIKDVANLFGIDKIKIVGITGTNGKTTTASAIYSFLLDLGYKTAMQGTRGFFMNDKIVEGKSLTTPSVLNTYKHIYQAVAAGCEFFIMEVSSHAIAQKRIEGLNFELKILTNITQDHLDYHKTIGEYIAVKNSFFEDEGKKLINKDEKKAAFNFKNAFTYGIENPSTYRLMAYSLNNATSGIIQHFQEVVPFTASLHGFFNLYNLMAAIAATHILTGKKLEEIAEVVDNFAGVSGRMEQVSEEPNVIVDFAHTPDGIQQVLNALKEKELLVVFGAGGDRDRTKRPIMGKVAASLAKKLYITSDNPRNEDPQNIVDDILEGIEDRSIVNVELNRKKAIEMALNEQKDDEVVVILGKGDETYQIIYDKQFPFDDREVVRELLKQKDTSKVI, from the coding sequence TTGAAAATTGAGCTTAGCGATGAAGCGTTTAGATATATAACAGAAAATTCAAAAGAGTGCGATAAAGAGACAGCTTTTGTGCTGAGTGCCCAAAACGAAAAATATCTCCAAGATGCAAAAGATAATGGAGCACATTCGATTATAAGTATAAAAGATGTTGCAAACTTATTTGGAATCGATAAGATAAAAATCGTCGGAATAACCGGAACAAACGGTAAAACGACAACGGCGAGCGCGATTTACTCATTTTTGCTTGATTTAGGTTATAAAACAGCCATGCAGGGAACTCGCGGCTTTTTTATGAATGACAAAATAGTAGAAGGTAAGAGTCTTACAACGCCATCAGTGCTCAATACCTACAAACATATTTATCAGGCTGTTGCGGCAGGGTGTGAATTTTTTATAATGGAAGTAAGCTCACATGCTATTGCTCAAAAAAGGATAGAAGGTCTTAATTTTGAGTTGAAAATTTTAACAAATATTACGCAAGACCATTTAGACTATCATAAAACAATAGGTGAATATATAGCTGTAAAAAACAGTTTTTTTGAAGATGAAGGCAAAAAGCTTATAAATAAAGATGAAAAAAAAGCAGCATTTAATTTTAAAAATGCCTTTACTTACGGCATAGAAAACCCTTCGACATATAGACTTATGGCATATTCTCTTAATAATGCGACAAGCGGGATAATACAACATTTTCAAGAGGTTGTTCCTTTTACGGCATCTCTGCACGGATTTTTTAATCTTTACAATCTTATGGCAGCTATTGCGGCAACACATATCCTAACCGGAAAAAAACTTGAAGAGATCGCTGAGGTTGTTGATAATTTTGCCGGAGTAAGCGGTCGAATGGAGCAGGTAAGTGAAGAACCAAATGTTATAGTTGATTTTGCACATACGCCTGACGGAATACAACAGGTGCTTAATGCGCTTAAAGAGAAAGAGCTTTTAGTGGTTTTTGGAGCAGGCGGGGATAGGGACAGAACAAAACGCCCTATAATGGGAAAAGTTGCTGCAAGTTTGGCAAAAAAACTCTATATTACAAGCGATAACCCAAGAAATGAAGATCCTCAAAATATAGTAGATGATATTTTAGAGGGTATTGAAGATAGAAGTATCGTAAATGTTGAACTCAACAGAAAAAAGGCTATTGAGATGGCGCTTAATGAACAAAAAGATGATGAAGTAGTTGTTATACTTGGAAAAGGTGATGAAACATATCAGATTATATATGATAAGCAGTTTCCCTTTGATGACAGAGAAGTGGTTAGGGAACTGCTGAAACAAAAAGATACTTCCAAGGTAATTTAA
- a CDS encoding DNA-directed RNA polymerase subunit alpha has translation MKKIKTTPLAPQEFEVEQISENEANIMAYPFETGYAISLAHPLRRFLLSSSVGYAPIAIKIEGAKHEFDSVRGMLEDISDFILNLKEIRFKLLNDVTEAEISYSFAGPCTIKGSDLTNNEVEVVTPEAHLATLNEDSSLNFSIRMAKGIGYVASEDTYDVLEEGYIALDAYFTPVRSATYKIENVLVEDNPNFERVILNIRTDGQITPLDAFRNSLEVMYAQLAVFNSEISVKSPATIERAEESPDLKKLTMHIDNLGLSARSFNCLDRSNIKLIGEIALMSTNDLKNVKNLGKKSYDEIVEKLQEFGYEVGGDLSDDIVSGLKKKIEAL, from the coding sequence ATGAAAAAGATTAAAACTACTCCACTTGCTCCTCAAGAGTTTGAGGTAGAGCAGATTAGTGAGAATGAAGCCAATATAATGGCGTATCCGTTTGAGACTGGGTATGCTATCTCTTTGGCTCATCCACTTCGCCGTTTTTTGTTAAGTAGCTCAGTTGGTTATGCTCCAATAGCTATTAAGATTGAAGGTGCTAAACACGAGTTTGATTCAGTACGCGGTATGCTTGAAGATATTTCAGATTTTATTTTAAATCTTAAAGAGATTCGCTTTAAGCTGCTTAATGATGTTACAGAAGCAGAAATTAGCTACAGTTTTGCTGGTCCTTGTACTATTAAAGGAAGTGACCTTACAAATAACGAAGTTGAAGTAGTAACGCCAGAGGCTCACCTTGCTACTTTAAACGAAGACTCTTCACTTAATTTTAGTATTAGAATGGCGAAGGGAATTGGTTATGTAGCTAGTGAAGACACTTATGATGTACTTGAAGAGGGTTATATTGCACTTGATGCTTATTTTACTCCTGTTCGCAGTGCAACTTATAAGATTGAGAATGTGCTTGTAGAAGATAATCCTAACTTTGAGAGAGTAATTTTAAACATAAGAACAGATGGACAGATCACTCCACTTGACGCGTTTAGAAATTCACTTGAAGTTATGTATGCACAATTAGCAGTATTTAACAGTGAAATAAGTGTTAAATCTCCGGCTACTATAGAAAGAGCTGAAGAGAGTCCTGATCTTAAAAAACTAACTATGCATATCGATAACTTAGGTTTAAGTGCGAGAAGTTTTAACTGTCTGGATCGTTCAAATATTAAACTAATAGGTGAGATAGCATTGATGAGCACAAATGATCTTAAAAATGTTAAAAACCTAGGTAAAAAATCATATGATGAGATTGTTGAAAAACTTCAAGAGTTCGGTTATGAAGTTGGCGGCGATCTTTCAGATGATATCGTTAGTGGATTAAAAAAGAAAATAGAAGCTTTATAA
- the rpsM gene encoding 30S ribosomal protein S13, giving the protein MARISGVDLPKKKRVEYGLTYIYGIGLHASRKILDASGIDYNKRVYELSEDDVAAITKEIRANHIVEGDLRKQVAMDIKALMDLGSYRGLRHRRGLPCRGQKTKTNARTRKGKRKTVGAA; this is encoded by the coding sequence ATGGCTCGTATTTCTGGTGTTGATTTACCTAAAAAGAAAAGAGTAGAGTATGGACTAACATACATCTATGGAATTGGTTTACATGCTTCTCGCAAGATTTTAGATGCGAGTGGAATAGACTATAACAAAAGAGTTTACGAACTGAGCGAAGATGATGTTGCAGCGATCACAAAAGAGATTCGTGCAAATCATATCGTAGAAGGTGATCTTCGTAAGCAAGTAGCAATGGACATTAAAGCACTTATGGATTTAGGTTCATACAGAGGTCTTCGTCACCGTCGTGGTCTTCCATGTCGTGGTCAAAAAACTAAGACAAATGCGCGTACTCGTAAGGGCAAGCGTAAAACTGTCGGCGCAGCGTAA